One Pseudomonadota bacterium DNA segment encodes these proteins:
- a CDS encoding MBL fold metallo-hydrolase, with protein sequence KQNHPGDSYGYRFEKDRKSIVYSTDCEHKGEVDNEDYVFLDFFRDADLLIFDAQYELEEAIDAKENWGHSSNIIAVELSVKAKVKRLCIFHNEPTFEDEKLDQFLENTRRYLAIHAEESHPLQIDLAYDGLQIEL encoded by the coding sequence GAAACAGAATCATCCTGGAGACTCTTATGGTTATAGATTTGAGAAGGATAGGAAAAGCATAGTTTATTCCACGGATTGTGAACACAAAGGTGAGGTTGATAATGAGGATTATGTTTTTCTGGATTTTTTCAGAGATGCCGATTTGCTTATCTTTGATGCTCAATATGAATTGGAGGAAGCTATAGATGCGAAAGAAAACTGGGGACATTCGAGTAATATCATAGCTGTTGAGTTGAGCGTAAAAGCAAAAGTGAAACGCCTCTGTATCTTTCACAATGAGCCTACCTTTGAGGATGAGAAGCTTGACCAATTTTTAGAGAACACCCGAAGGTATTTAGCCATTCATGCAGAAGAGTCCCATCCTCTTCAAATTGATCTGGCATATGACGGCTTGCAGATTGAATTATAG